In Hippoglossus hippoglossus isolate fHipHip1 chromosome 24, fHipHip1.pri, whole genome shotgun sequence, a single genomic region encodes these proteins:
- the knl1 gene encoding uncharacterized protein knl1 isoform X1 yields MEPQELAKKDSEGSGFSKRRISSILKAPRKSARFPEPEQQENVVERAKPVEKRNSRRVSFAPANDVLLFSKDVKNPSPARSPLQELMTATGATAQNRVQVAVAEDGIQQTTAMETLLNAPLHASQQDKVSFDTVEGFGEKTVVFSTDDAFMDMTHSQTMIVASYADTSLQVDDALPSGGEKKGMFTADDASMDMSLLPARKKDLSVEKRNVSSSVSSLDQGFESFLASLSKPGGPSSLATVDTNISVAHMKTRKANVDKENLLPASVSAVMEKSLNKPRKAEESSYGLGPDVDVSMNLTEVQTGRILSVADDDNPFQCLFPTQDMYAHCDKRESQTAEVMMTKSDPKDMASSKNPARNASQPRRKVNFNARDECTEKTIRFTAGDEFMDMTQSHTVNIARGPLAPQPGSADGLESGFKNFLTGLSKPTVPSVNPGIVRVSPLTAASSQKTINMDRSLCELKTPMSDAGKENWSLNTSRSCRESSIGVEICPGIDMTMEMTETQTGHILGISGSDDPFQFLFPSQDMYPHSENLKKTSGQKNSEALGSLKHAGLHTQNKIDPEDDHREKTVRFSADDACMDVTRSHTVNIGTDFSHKHSGSLSFKDKTIRFNVKDAGMDMTQCLTVNIANNLGSDSILLSEKKQESEKRGPLRDRSSSAHGLDPESNSFLTSVPSVDPVFERKTSTAAPFSNMRDSSAGGTICPEDDVSMDMDMTEAQTGRIVGITHTDEPLQCFFPPQDIYPQSGNLKKAEMTSGRKSSGALGSSDRTGMGTSLKSSLKTKEQKPQDEFDPEDDHREKTVRFSADDACMDVTRSHTVNIGTDFSHKHSGSLSFKDKTIRFNVKDAGMDMTQCLTVNIANNLGSDSILFSEKKQESEKRGPLRDRSSSAHGLDPESNSFLTSVPSVDPVFERKTSTAAPFSNMRDSSDGGTICHEDDVSMDMDMTEAQTGRIVGITHTDEPLQCFFPPQDIYPQSGNLKKAEMTSGRKSSGALGSSDRTGVEKSLRTSFKTTMRRSQVKFDAEDDCREESVRSSPDDAATNVTDCLDVLVDSSSASDSVLPHQETNITAAHRDVDLHLIGKKRGRSFSARSLDPGFKNSLSRMSCPWVNPVRVVTPAGQRPPEGADTNDHLQIQKPGVDTTSAFMEKSQNKTMTDFTEIDQSMEMTEAQTGHIFGQSCTDELPQCFTSSQDSDLKFELSQQTEAKSRQSDEAASVEITNSTESVDSFEIVTRKEPEPRNDTTSSQKTEDGSSLSAVDQDLDTFGSRKSRRISLADIQSKVKRLSHMINTAPGAFVVESCTETLPHFDDDSKDKTKPLPAVEPELQMSLENNEEETQDQYLTRGGESPAAATPFNLKTKQLMSRLSMGGFKPKLPQIGRPSDPKVLNCAGEHTKTMTVNVTNQLSNVDHDVSDIFDEELDSSEDVSDTLNPKSPKKIPEKVIHQQEADVELLEEDVFEEDFISAVQGKKRPLPNDENNMEDEKRRKASTGEADDINDMESQSHFEESDGNLTSAPTMTTHTTDCSSSSHTASVRCEATFESTFKHSMYESQLEDYTSDAQTKLADGTITVLEFLKLFNIDFVIHNPRQSILPGRILSDTERTEMDVLRERHICRPKQTVYETDVLSLTEKVEGLKVRLQDLDKPLKTMNQPLWDEMRNSSEKELKSFGLTLKERNSFFRKTSKVLSHEMKEVLYSNLVQANLEEQQKLRGTIEEADEMIKSLDDCICDMEAELAAVEEKGFDGKPSLKSRQEEMKKVTEALADNDRQVAELELQKKQNSSKLNRLQTETRNLESHITAMHMVNEWKLGEKQENGSVYTFLHETMHLQLVYEKSKGTDADHQAERKISHINFKLQLNDEKSRCHARLVHKLLAHYVDSEASWVEKYPTSRHVPTLLHDVGLVVSRCRLLGEELRLLRMWGGLQLDILDISCEDTRVHIVFSSLKKLSKFKVVFSVGLIDQLCVVQVESFDNVIGSTGMQQIEEVVASFIPTKNLLTKIIKKIHDHLLC; encoded by the exons ATGGAGCCCCAGGAACTTGCAAAGAAAGA CAGTGAAGGCAGTGGATTCTCCAAGCGGCGCATTTCCTCA attttaaaagcaCCACGGAAATCAGCCAGATTCCCGGAACCAGAGCAACAAGAAAATGTG GTTGAACGTGCCAAGCCGGTGGAAAAGAGGAATTCCAGAAGAGTCAGTTTTGCTCCTGCCAACGATGTTCTCCTGTTTTCAAA GGATGTGAAAAATCCCTCCCCTGCTCGAAGTCCTTTGCAAGAATTAATGACAGCAA CAGGGGCGACTGCACAAAATAG GGTCCAGGTGGCTGTTGCTGAAGATGGGATCCAACAGACCACAG CTATGGAAACCCTCTTGAATGCTCCTCTACACGCCTCTCAACAGGATAAG GTCAGCTTCGACACAGTGGAAGGCTTTGGGGAGAAAACAGTGGTGTTTTCCACAGATGATGCCTTCATGGACATGACCCACAGTCAAACTATGATCGTGGCCAGTTACGCAGATACTTCCCTCCAAGTCGACGATGCTTTACCCTCCggtggagagaaaaaggggaTGTTCACTGCAGATGATGCATCCATGGATATGTCACTTCTCCCTGCCAGAAAGAAGGATTTAAGTGTGGAGAAGAGAAACGTATCCTCATCAGTGTCAAGTTTGGATCAAGGATTTGAAAGCTTCCTGGCAAGTCTCTCCAAACCTGGTGGTCCCTCCTCTTTAGCCACTGTTGACACAAACATCTCCGTCGCTCATATGAAAACACGAAAGGCTAATGTGGATAAAGAGAATCTGCTCCCAGCGTCCGTTTCAGCCGTGATGGAGAAGTCACTCAATAAACCCAGGAAGGCAGAGGAATCGTCTTATGGACTCGGTCCAGACGTTGATGTTAGCATGAACCTGACTGAGGTTCAAACGGGACGCATACTGTCAGTCGCAGATGATGATAATCCATTTCAGTGTCTTTTTCCCACACAAGACATGTACGCCCACTGCGACAAAAGAGAATCCCAAACAGCGGAAGTGATGATGACCAAGTCTGACCCTAAAG ATATGGCCTCCTCGAAGAATCCTGCTCGAAATGCTTCTCAGCCAAGAAGGAAG GTCAACTTTAATGCCAGAGATGAATGCACAGAAAAAACGATCAGGTTCACTGCAGGTGATGAGTTTATGGACATGACTCAAAGTCACACCGTTAACATTGCCCGTGGTCCATTAGCTCCTCAGCCAGGGTCCGCAGATGGTTTGGAATCAGGATTTAAGAACTTCCTCACAGGTCTGTCGAAGCCAACTGTCCCCAGTGTTAATCCTGGGATTGTGAGAGTGTCGCCCTTGACTGCAGCATCCTCTCAAAAAACCATCAACATGGACAGATCCTTGTGTGAGTTAAAAACACCAATGTCTGATGCAGGCAAAGAAAATTGGTCTCTGAATACAAGCCGGAGCTGCAGAGAATCCTCCATTGGGGTTGAGATCTGTCCGGGTATTGACATGACCATGGAGATGACTGAAACTCAAACAGGCCACATTTTAGGAATCTCTGGTTCAGACGATCCGTTTCAGTTCCTTTTCCCATCACAAGACATGTATCCACACAGTGAAAATCTGAAGAAGACGTCAGGACAGAAGAACAGTGAAGCACTGGGGTCACTGAAACATGCTGGTCTTCACACCCAGAATAAGATTGACCCTGAAGACGACCACAGAGAGAAGACGGTGAGGTTTTCTGCAGATGACGCCTGTATGGATGTGACACGAAGTCACACCGTCAACATCGGCACTGACTTCAGTCACAAACATTCGGGCTCTTTGTCTTTCAAAGATAAAACGATAAGATTCAATGTAAAAGATGCAGGTATGGACATGACCCAGTGCCTCACGGTGAATATTGCCAATAATTTAGGATCGGATTCAATTCTTCTTTCCGAGAAGAAACAAGAGAGTGAGAAACGTGGTCCCTTGAGAGACAGATCTTCATCAGCACACGGTTTGGATCCAGAGTCAAATAGTTTCCTCACCAGTGTCCCCAGTGTGGATCCTGTGTTTGAAAGAAAGACGTCGACAGCTGCACCTTTCTCTAACATGAGAGACTCATCAGCTGGAGGCACAATCTGCCCCGAAGATGATGTTAGCATGGATATGGATATGACTGAGGCTCAAACAGGCCGGATTGTAGGAATTACACATACAGACGAGcctcttcagtgtttttttccaccacaaGACATCTACCCCCAAAGTGGTAATCTGAAGAAAGCAGAGATGACTTCAGGACGGAAGAGCAGTGGAGCACTGGGATCATCTGATCGTACAG GTATGGGAACCTCATTGAAGTCATCTTTAAAGACAAAGGAACAAAAACCTCAG GATGAGTTTGACCCTGAAGACGACCACAGAGAGAAGACGGTGAGGTTCTCTGCAGATGACGCCTGTATGGATGTGACACGAAGTCACACCGTCAACATCGGCACTGACTTCAGTCACAAACATTCGGGCTCTTTGTCTTTCAAAGATAAAACGATAAGATTCAATGTAAAAGATGCAGGTATGGACATGACCCAGTGCCTCACGGTAAATATTGCCAATAATTTAGGATCGGATTCAATTCTTTTTTCCGAGAAGAAACAAGAGAGTGAGAAACGTGGTCCCTTGAGAGACAGATCTTCATCAGCACACGGTTTGGATCCAGAGTCAAATAGTTTCCTCACCAGTGTCCCCAGTGTGGATCCTGTGTTTGAAAGAAAGACGTCGACAGCTGCACCTTTCTCTAACATGAGAGACTCATCAGATGGAGGCACAATCTGCCACGAAGATGATGTTAGCATGGATATGGATATGACTGAGGCTCAAACAGGCCGGATTGTAGGAATTACACATACAGACGAGcctcttcagtgtttttttccaccacaaGACATCTACCCCCAAAGTGGTAATCTGAAGAAAGCAGAGATGACTTCAGGACGGAAGAGCAGTGGAGCACTGGGGTCATCTGACCGTACAG gTGTTGAAAAATCTTTGAGGACCTCTTTCAAGACAACGATGCGAAGATCTCAG GTCAAGTTTGATGCTGAGGACGACTGCAGAGAGGAATCTGTGAGGTCGTCTCCAGATGATGCCGCTACAAATGTGACCGACTGCCTCGATGTACTTGTTGACAGCTCATCAGCATCGGATTCAGTTCTTCCACACCAGGAAACAAACATTACAGCTGCCCACAGGGACGTGGATTTACATCTAATTGGGAAAAAGAGAGGCCGGTCTTTTTCCGCACGCAGTctggatccaggatttaaaAACTCCCTCTCTAGGATGAGTTGCCCGTGGGTTAATCCTGTGAGAGTAGTGACTCCTGCTGGACAGCGCCCTCCAGAGGGTGCCGATACAAATGACCATCTTCAAATACAGAAGCCTGGTGTGGATACCACAAGTGCTTTCATGGAGAagtcacaaaacaaaaccatgacTGACTTCACAGAAATTGACCAGAGCATGGAAATGACTGAAGCGCAAACCGGCCACATTTTTGGACAAAGCTGCACAGATGAACTCCCTCAATGTTTTACTTCATCACAAGACTCGGACCTCAAGTTTGAGCTTTCACAGCAAACGGAGGCAAAGTCACGACAGAGCGATGAAGCTGCGTCTGTGGAAATCACAAACTCAACAGAATCTGTTGACTCATTCGAAATCGTGACCAGGAAAGAACCCGAACCAAGAAATGACACCACTTCATCACAAAAGACGGAAGATGGAAGTTCCCTCAGTGCCGTTGACCAAGACTTGGATACGTTCGGTTCACGGAAGTCTAGACGAATTAGTTTAGCCGATATCCAGTCAAAGGTCAAGCGATTGAGCCACATGATAAACACGGCTCCCGGCGCTTTCGTCGTGGAAAGCTGCACAGAAACTTTGCCTCATTTTGATGACGACTCAAAAGACAAAACCAAACCCCTGCCTGCAGTGGAGCCTGAACTCCAAATGAGTTTGGAGAACaatgaagaggaaacacaagatCAGTATCTTACCCGAGGAGGAGAGTCCCCAGCTGCTGCCACTCCGTTCAACTTGAAGACTAAACAGCTAATGTCGAGACTGTCGATGGGAGGGTTCAAACCCAAACTCCCTCAAATAGGCAGACCCAGTGATCCAAAGGTGCTGAATTGTGCAGGAGAGCACACGAAGACCATGACTGTTAACGTCACCAATCAACTGAGTAACGTTGACCACGATGTGAGCGATATATTCGACGAAGAGCTCGACAGCTCTGAGGATGTGTCCGATACGCTGAACCCGAAAAGTCCCAAGAAAATCCCTGAAAAAGTGATTCATCAGCAGGAGGCCGACGTGGAGCTTCTAGAGGAAGacgtgtttgaggaggacttcATCAGTGCGGTCCAAGGGAAGAAGAGACCTTTACCAAATGATGAGAACAATATGGAggatgagaagaggaggaaagccTCCACCGGGGAGGCCGATGACATCAATGATATG gaATCCCAGTCTCATTTTGAGGAGTCTGATGGAAACCTCACTTCGGCTCCAACCATGACGACACACACCACCGactgctccagcagcagccacacagcCAGCGTCCGGTGTGAAGCTACATTTGAGTCAA cttttAAACACAGTATGTATGAGTCTCAGCTTGAAGACTACACAAGTGATGCACAAACG AAATTGGCGGACGGCACCATTACAGTGTTAGAGTTCTTGAAACTCTTCAACATAGACTTTGTCATCCACAATCCTCGGCAAAGTATCCTTCCTGGCAGA attttgtCCGACACAGAACGCACAGAAATGGACGTACTGAGAGAAAGACACATCTGTCGTCCTAAACAGACGGTGTACGAGACAGACGTCCTGAGCCTCACAGAGAAGGTGGAGGG GTTGAAGGTTCGATTGCAGGACCTTGACAAACCTCTGAAGACGATGAATCAACCTTTGTGGGACGAGATGAGAAATTCTTCAGAGAAAGAG CTCAAATCTTTTGGTTTAAcactgaaagagagaaacagcttCTTCCGAAAGACGAGCAAAGTTCTGTCACATGAAATGAAGGAGGTCCTCTACTCAAATCTCGTGCAGGCGAATCTG gaggagcagcagaagttGAGAGGAACCATCGAGGAAGcagatgaaatgataaaaagcCTGGACGACTGTATTTGTGACATGGAAGCAG AACTCGCTGCAGTTGAAGAAAAAGGTTTCGATGGGAAACCAAGTCTGAAATCACGTCAGGAAG AGATGAAGAAAGTCACTGAAGCTTTGGCCGACAATGACAG ACAAGTGGCTGAACTGGAgctgcagaagaagcagaatTCCAGTAAACTCAACAGGCTGCAAACTGAGACGAGGAACCTGGAGAGCCACATCACCGCGATGCATAT GGTCAACGAATGGAAGCTTGGAGAGAAGCAGGAGAATGGCTCCGTCTACACATTTCTCCATGAGACCATGCATCTGCAGCTGGTGTATGAAAAATCAAAag GAACCGATGCTGATCATCAGGCCGAGAGGAAAATATCTCACATCAACTTCAAACTTCAACTTAAcg ACGAGAAGTCCCGGTGCCACGCCCGCCTCGTCCACAAGCTGCTCGCTCACTACGTGGACAGCGAAGCGTCCTGGGTGGAGAAGTACCCAACGAGCAGACACGTGCCAACG CTGCTCCATGACGTCGGCCTGGTGGTGAGTCGCTGTCGTCTGCTGGGAGAAGAGCTGCGTCTGCTGAGAATGTGGGGGGGTCTACAACTGGATATTCTGGACATCAGCTGTGAGGACACTCG GGTGCACATCGTCTTCAGCAGCCTCAAGAAACTTTCCAAGTTCAAGGTGGTTTTCTCCGTCGGTTTGATCGACCAACTCTGTGTCGTTCAAGTCGAGAGCTTCGACAACGTGATCGGAAGCACTGG GATGCAACAGATCGAAGAGGTGGTGGCGTCGTTCATTCCGACGAAGAACCTCCTGACGAAGATCATCAAAAAGATTCACGATCACCTTCTGTGTTGA